ttgaaatgaaatgaaatgaatatttGACTGGCTGTAATAGAGCTATTTTAGGGGGTTTAATGTCTTATAAAAGTTGATTGTAATTCCTATACTCCGGTTTTTAAATATGTAAAGTAACTATAGTTATCAAAAGAATGTAGTGAAGTTAATGTACAGTATTTCCCTCTGAAATCGAGTGGCGAATAAGAAAAAAGTAGCATCAATATAAAGAAAAGTTCACATACTTGATTATTGTACTCAAGTAAATCCACTTTCCACCACTGGTGACACTTCATGAGTAACTGGTTAGAATAAAACCTTATTTCCTGAACAGAGATATTCCtaaaaaaactgaaataatAGGTTGTTTTATAGTTTATTTATCTAGAGTTTCTTTCTGGTGAGTCAGCTGGTGGCTTGTTTGGTGCTGATGGAGCCTGAAACGTTTCTTACAGacgttgcactcaaagggtttCTCTCCGGTATGAATGCGTTTGTGTTTGGCGAGGTTGCTCTTGTCGGCAAATGTCTTCCCGCAGCAGTTACATCCGTAGGGTTTCAACCCGGCGTGAACTAACAGGTGATTCTTTAGGGCCCCCTTCTGGGAAAAGCACTTCCCGCACGTTGTGCAGCGATGTGGTTTCTTTGACGTCTTCCCGCACTtgtgaagaaatacaaaaaaggataaatatttaaaagaaaaacaatgcaTAACTTCCACAGATTAAATTTGTaaatttgttttaaattattacAAATTGTTCTCATGGTGTCAGCTACAAAATATGGCCTTTATTTAATTAATGAAGAAGTATTAAataatttaaatgaattaaagccttaattcttttttttaaaggatcCCGTAATACAAAACAGATTATAAAATAAATCCAACTATTTTGTCAATAAAGTTCCCTAAACTTCCAGATAATTCAGATTTTATTGTCTCATTCAGTTTGTAAAAAGTGTGAAGATATTTCTGACCAGAATCAGAATACACCTATTAGTCCCACAGAagggacatttacattgttacagcagaaaatagCCAAAGACAGTTTAATGTtacttaataataattaaaaaatgtctcACCAGAGTTGAATCCACACATAATAGGGAGCAGCGTTTTTGTTTCTCTTCGTGAGCGATCTGGTGTTTCTTCAACACCGACGAATGACCGTAACTTTTCCCGCACTTGTCGCATTTGTACGGTTTCTCCCCAGTGTGGCTTCGCACGTGTGAAACAAGATGCTGAAGGTGTCTGCATCTTTTCCCGCATTGAGAGCAGCAGAACGGTTTCTCCCCCGTGTGAATCTTGCTGTGCTTCTTCAGATTACTCCTCTCACTAAAGGCTTTGGAACAGATGATGCATTTGTAGGGTTTCTCTCCAGAATGAGTTAATTTATGCGCCGCCAACGACTCTCGGATCCTGAATCGTTTCGGACAAAGCGAGCATTCGTACGGTTTCTCTCCCGTGTGAATGCGCTCATGTTGCTGCAGTCTCGTCAGCTGCTTGAAGCTTTTGTCGCATTTGCTGCATCCGTACGGTCTCTCCTCTGAGTGACTCAGCATGTGTGATTTCAGACATCCTTTCCTGGAGAAGGATTTTCCGCATTGCTCGCATATAAACGATTTATCCTGTTCGGAAGTCACCTTGTTTGCGGTTTCTCTTGTTTTGATACAGTTTTGTCGCCGGTGTCTTGTTAAGTTGCATTTTTGTACGAAGGATTTCCCACAATCCTCACAGCGGTGACTTCGAGGCTCGGATGTAGCTTCTTGCTCGTCCTTATCTGACATGTTTTCAGTTGTCAAGTCTAGAGAGAGAAGGGAAGAACTGCAGTCAATATTCACAGATTTTGGCTAGAAAAATAGTTGCAAAAAAAGCAAATTTTTATccgaagcgacttacaataagtacattcgaccaagaagatacaaacttgaaaaacagtcaaataagtacatcaggtttcatagagccaaaacattttcagtgctactcaactagctttagataagccagttttttgttagtatataagtgttttgttagtatacaagtgctttTTTTGAGGAAGATgagcaggctttctgctgtcttgatgtcaatgggagctcattccaccattttggagccaggatagcaaacccacgtgtttttgctgatgggaacttgggtccccctcgcagtgaggatgcagcgagccgtttggctgatgcagagcggagtgcacgtgctggggtgtacagtttaaccatgtcctggatgtaggaagggccagatccattcgcagcatggtacacaagtaccattgtcttgaagtggattctagcagttaccggaagccagtgaagggagcggaggggtgtgggaacatttaggaaggttgaagaccagacgagccgctgcattctggatgagctgcagaggtcggatggcacatgcagggagaccagccaggagggagttgcagtagtctaggcgtgagatgacgagagcctggatcaGAAGTTGCgtcactttctgggtcagctggggacgtatcctcctgatgttgtcaagcgtgtatctgcagcagcgggttgtagcagcgatgtttgcagtgaaggacagtttgttatctagggtcacacccagagtccttgcagtctgagtcggggaaacaatagaggggccgatgttgattgttaggtcaagagtgggacaatcttttcccggaagaaaaagcagttcaaatattaataatattgtaggagccattttatgggtgttgttggtgtgtcagtttatttaagttatatgtATAGTGCAATATTAGTTATGAACACTGGGTGGCGGGGTTTAGCTGCACCGGGTGTATATAAAGAGGTCATAGGTGACAGGAGAGGGAGGGACACAGAAGGAAGAGAGCATACCGATTCCACCAGCCCGGCAGATGCTCATCACAACAACTAGAACTGTACAATTAACCCTGGTATGTAAAGCTGAATAAAACCTCATTATAAACTTCAACAAAGGACCAGAAACTCATCTGTTTGTGTCTGCGTCTGGATCACTCTTCAGCCCTTCTGTGAAAGTAATGGCAAAAATATATAGGGCATAGGAAAGGACATTGccattacaaatatatatataagcaCTTTTATCCATGCTATAAAGCTAAACACATATCtttaaaaatagtaaaaaaaaatccccagaattatacttttaaaaatgtctgacttttattttttttaaagaatttcaCTTTTTCAAATGTCTATTTTCaccgaatttgacttttttttatatatacatttGAAATAGAGATTAAACAATTAATTTAGAGACATTTTATCAGCAtttctttataaatatatacgaTGTGTAGTCAGGTTGGTTCTCTCTACGGAAAAAGGACACTTTCTCAAATTCTGGATTTTTGTCTCCCAGAATTAGACTTGTTAAAATGtccgacaaaaaaaaaaaatgttttacagaatttgactttttcgcAGAACTTAATGTTTTCTCTCCAATTTCGGTTAGgaatttcctttttttccctatgattctgacttttccccAGAATTAGACTTTTTATCACAtattttatttgcattgcattagaGATTAAACGtaaattaatattaatattaatatttaatCAGCATTTTCTTCATAAATATACAATGTGTTGTTTTTATCAGAGTCAGGTTTATTCTCTACACGAAAAGGGGCACTTTAGAGCAGGGGCCGGCAACCCTAGGCGCACGTGCCACCATTGGCACGcggcaccgtaaccagtggcacacgcaataagtgtgcaaaatatttaaattgtattttcggatTCTGAATGAGACCGCCGCCAGCGCGCGTCTCACCGTCACCTGCAaaaggaagccatgcacgcaacgcagaaatctagaccgcaacagAATTGGCCAAGGACaagttccttgaacacaactcgAGCGTAAGGTAAGCACGCTGTGTTAAAGGGATACTGGCAAGTTCCTTTAACACAGCGTGCTTCTGACATCTCGGCCTTTGTGACACCTGACAGTTTCCTTCAGTATACTGTGATGCCTTTCGGTATGTGTAACGCACCTGCCACCTTTCAGAGGCTTGTAAATCTTGTATTAGGACATGTTCCAGACTGTAAGGCATATCTGGACGACATTGTTGTCTATTCTAAGGACTGGTCTAGCCACATGTCTACCTTAAGAGAAGTTTTTAAGTGCTTGTCGGCCGCATCCCTAACGCTTAACCTTGCcaaaatgtgagtttggaaaaggtACCGTTCTCTACCTTGGTCAGCAGGTTGGTCGGGGGAAGGTGTGCCCTGCTGATGCAAAGATCAGGGCAATTGCCTCCCTCCCAGTGCCATCCACCAGGAGGGCACTTCGCCGCTTCCTAGGAATGGCAGGGTACTATCGCCGTTTCTGCAGAAACTTCTCATCGGTGGCGGCCCCACTCACTACGTTGACCAGTCCCTCAAAGTCTTTCGTTTGGTCCGGTGAGTGTCAGCAGTCATTTGAGAGCCTAAAAGGTATTCTGTGTTGTACTCCTGTTCTTTCTGCACCAGACTTTTCGAAGCCATTCAAGCTCGAGGTCGATGCCAGTGGAGTTGGGACAGGGGCTGTTCTTCTACAAGAAGATGCACAGGCTATCGATCACCCCGTGAGCTACTTCTCCCGAAAGTTCAACAAACATCAGTTGAAGTACTCTACTATTGAGAAAGAAGCTTTAGCTCTATTGTTTGCCTTGCAGCACTTTGAGGTGTATCTTGGCTCCAGTGTAAAACCTATTAAGGTATACACTGATCACAATCCGCTGGTTTTTCTTTCAAGGATGTACAACCACAATCAACGCCTTATGCGTTGGTCGTTGATTGTCCAGAACTACAACCTTGACATAAGCCATAAAAAGGGGTCCGATAATGTTCTTGCCGATGCACTATCTCGTGCTATGTAAATGGAAGGTTCATTGTAAGGGCCAAACATACTGTTTGGATTTATATGTGTGGgggtgttacgtgccaggcaggctgtacatgtgtggttttccttccctcctgtgtttctctcttctccctgtcgtctgcacagctaatcagcagctgatcggtatctgcctgtgcacctgagtctgatggctgattggatcctctcaccctcagctggcctatcagcaaccagggccgaccataaaggaggcacccaggaagtcttctctctcactctgggcctgttgctgaggaaggaacacggctgtgcttagcaactaaagctctttggataaatctgaactttgttaatgtgtgtgtgttgagaggtggaggagttaggtaagtctggggtaccctgtacatttctcaccaccgagctaactattgtttagacacactaggtaagcggattgttgccacccctgtatattgttttgtcaaattctttgtagttagttagtgagggtttttgtttgagtttggtttcaaaggatagttgtagaggtaggcctggttttgttatgcttgtttcttttgtttggcacaatcctttgactcctcctcctcctcacaaacagagtttctgtttaattgtattatctgataggttacaaggaataaaccttttgtcaacctttactctgactctctcatacttattggttgtacgttattgtctccaggtcccctagaccttagtggggacgtaacacgTGTCATCATGTGGTGTAGTGCTGccggagagcaccggaacgccgctccagcactTCAAAAAATGCCGCAGtttgtgcgtgtctgtgtctttagttctaagcccagtggcgatctgttcatctgacaTACAATAAcgccatcgaaaataatatgctacagtaCATTACAACTATTCCTGGGTctttgtgtgtcattcaagcttgtctctctctctgtgtgtgtgtgtgtgtgtgtgtgtgtgtgtgtgtgtgtgtgtgtgtgtgtgtgtgtgtgtgtgtgtgtgtgtgtgtgtgtgtgtgtgtgtgtgtgtgtgtgtgtgtggcacgagcgcattgtgtgtga
This genomic stretch from Pseudochaenichthys georgianus chromosome 18, fPseGeo1.2, whole genome shotgun sequence harbors:
- the LOC117463582 gene encoding zinc finger protein 135-like, whose amino-acid sequence is MEIMSPLGFKRLSVCLVDCLKTPGINGNADKISVGSLKETEESKQEAGKPNIAPDIVSAPEQREDEELETPEVEYGDLTTENMSDKDEQEATSEPRSHRCEDCGKSFVQKCNLTRHRRQNCIKTRETANKVTSEQDKSFICEQCGKSFSRKGCLKSHMLSHSEERPYGCSKCDKSFKQLTRLQQHERIHTGEKPYECSLCPKRFRIRESLAAHKLTHSGEKPYKCIICSKAFSERSNLKKHSKIHTGEKPFCCSQCGKRCRHLQHLVSHVRSHTGEKPYKCDKCGKSYGHSSVLKKHQIAHEEKQKRCSLLCVDSTLCGKTSKKPHRCTTCGKCFSQKGALKNHLLVHAGLKPYGCNCCGKTFADKSNLAKHKRIHTGEKPFECNVCKKRFRLHQHQTSHQLTHQKETLDK